From one Cydia strobilella chromosome 24, ilCydStro3.1, whole genome shotgun sequence genomic stretch:
- the LOC134752084 gene encoding histone H2B, giving the protein MPPKTSGKAAKKSGKAQKNISKSDSKKKKKHKRKESYAIYIYKVLKQVHPDTGISSKAMSIMNSFVNDIFERIAAEASRLAHYNKRSTITSREVQTSVRLLLPGELAKHAVSEGTKAVTKYTSSK; this is encoded by the coding sequence ATGCCACCCAAGACTAGCGGTAAGGCCGCCAAGAAATCCGGCAAGGCCCAGAAGAACATCTCCAAGTCGGActcgaagaaaaagaagaagcataAGCGCAAGGAGAGCTACGCCATTTACATCTACAAGGTGCTCAAGCAGGTCCACCCCGACACCGGTATCTCCAGCAAGGCCATGTCGATCATGAACTCTTTCGTGAACGACATCTTCGAGCGCATCGCCGCCGAGGCCTCCCGCCTCGCTCACTACAACAAGAGGTCCACCATCACCAGCAGGGAGGTGCAGACATCCGTGAGGCTCTTGCTGCCCGGTGAGCTCGCCAAGCACGCCGTCAGTGAAGGCACCA
- the LOC134752086 gene encoding histone H2B, whose amino-acid sequence MPPKTSGKAAKKSGKAQKNISKSDSKKKKKHKRKESYAIYIYKVLKQVHPDTGISSKAMSIMNSFVNDIFERIAAEASRLAHYNKRSTITSREVQTSVRLLLPGELAKHAVSEGTKAVTKYTSSK is encoded by the coding sequence ATGCCACCCAAGACTAGCGGTAAGGCCGCCAAGAAATCCGGCAAGGCCCAGAAGAACATCTCCAAGTCGGActcgaagaaaaagaagaagcataAGCGCAAGGAGAGCTACGCCATTTACATCTACAAGGTGCTCAAGCAGGTCCACCCCGACACCGGTATCTCCAGCAAGGCCATGTCGATCATGAACTCTTTCGTGAACGACATCTTCGAGCGCATCGCCGCCGAGGCCTCCCGCCTCGCTCACTACAACAAGAGGTCCACCATCACCAGCAGGGAGGTGCAGACATCCGTGAGGCTCTTGCTGCCCGGTGAGCTCGCCAAGCACGCCGTCAGTGAAGGCACCAAGGCCGTCACCAAGTACACCAGCTCCAAGTAA
- the LOC134752083 gene encoding late histone H1-like produces MADTAVAADAPAPATPAKKPKASASAGAKKPKAKPTHPKTSEMVNSAIKELKERSGSSLQAIKKYIAAQYKVDAEKLAPFIRKYLKSAVESGALIQTKGKGASGSFKLESKSSSAGKKPAAAKKSSAAKSSAAAKKPAAAKPAKAKKAAASPAKPKAATKDKKAAAAKKKPAAKKPSTPAKGKSAAAPKAKKTAKPPTKKPKAPKPKKAAAAPKAKPAAKKAASKK; encoded by the coding sequence atggccgaCACCGCAGTTGCTGCCGACGCTCCCGCCCCGGCGACGCCCGCGAAGAAGCCTAAGGCGTCCGCCTCCGCTGGCGCTAAGAAGCCTAAGGCGAAACCCACCCACCCTAAGACGTCCGAGATGGTTAACAGCGCCATCAAGGAGTTGAAGGAGAGAAGCGGTTCGTCCCTGCAGGCTATCAAGAAGTACATCGCCGCCCAGTACAAGGTCGACGCCGAGAAGCTGGCCCCTTTCATCAGAAAATATCTTAAGAGCGCAGTCGAATCCGGCGCACTCATTCAGACCAAAGGCAAGGGCGCGTCCGGCTCCTTCAAACTGGAGTCGAAGTCATCATCGGCCGGCAAGAAGCCCGCCGCGGCCAAGAAATCTAGCGCCGCTAAATCTTCAGCCGCCGCTAAGAAGCCCGCCGCAGCTAAGCCCGCTAAGGCGAAGAAGGCCGCTGCGTCCCCGGCCAAGCCTAAGGCCGCCACGAAGGACAAGAAGGCTGCCGCCGCCAAGAAGAAGCCCGCCGCGAAGAAACCTTCCACCCCCGCCAAGGGCAAGAGCGCCGCCGCGCCTAAGGCCAAGAAGACCGCGAAGCCGCCGACCAAGAAGCCTAAAGCTCCCAAGCCCAAGAAGGCCGCGGCCGCTCCCAAAGCGAAGCCCGCCGCCAAGAAGGCTGCCTCGAAGAAGTAA
- the LOC134752087 gene encoding histone H2A, whose product MSGRGKGGKVKGKAKSRSNRAGLQFPVGRIHRLLRKGNYAERVGAGAPVYLAAVMEYLAAEVLELAGNAARDNKKTRIIPRHLQLAIRNDEELNKLLSGVTIAQGGVLPNIQAVLLPKKTEKKA is encoded by the coding sequence ATGTCTGGACGCGGTAAAGGTGGCAAGGTTAAGGGAAAGGCAAAGTCCCGTTCTAACCGTGCCGGACTTCAGTTCCCCGTCGGTCGTATCCACAGGCTTCTACGCAAGGGCAACTACGCCGAGCGCGTCGGTGCCGGTGCCCCGGTGTACCTAGCCGCCGTCATGGAGTACCTGGCCGCTGAGGTTCTCGAGTTGGCAGGCAACGCCGCTCGCGACAACAAGAAGACCAGGATCATCCCTAGGCATCTCCAGCTGGCGATCCGCAACGACGAGGAGTTGAACAAGCTCCTCTCCGGTGTGACCATCGCCCAGGGTGGTGTGCTGCCTAACATTCAGGCCGTGCTCCTGCCCAAGAAGACCGAGAAGAAGGCTTAA